From one Variovorax sp. PBL-H6 genomic stretch:
- a CDS encoding cytochrome ubiquinol oxidase subunit I: MDALILARMQFAANITFHILFPTISIALGWLLLFLRWRWLRARRADAVLAQGWLDAYRFWTKVFALSFALGVVSGITMSFQFGTNWPGFMERVGNVAGPLLGYEVLTAFFLEAGFLGVMLFGHGKVGERVHLLSTFMVAFGTTLSAFWILALNSWMQTPAGHEIVDGEFHVASWVAVVFNPSFPYRFAHMLLASALTCAFLLIGLSAWQVLRGVGQRSAARVMRVGLTLAAVAIPLQIVVGDMHGLNTLKHQPAKIAAMEGVWETARGVPLLLFALPDAESRSNRFEVAVPKVASLILTHEADGEIRGLNDFAGAHPPPLPMFFAFRIMVGVGMLMLATSWLGWWSYRRARWQPALLPRALLWLFAGMTFSGWVATVAGWYVTEIGRQPYIVYGLVRTADVVSKVPSAMIGLTLALYVALYLALIVAYVAVLKYMAEKPEEVLAGEAAERAATPAGAITAITPITSPAIEGGRA, from the coding sequence ATGGATGCCCTGATCCTCGCCCGCATGCAGTTCGCGGCCAACATCACCTTCCACATCCTGTTTCCCACGATCAGCATCGCCCTGGGCTGGCTGCTGCTGTTCCTGCGCTGGCGCTGGCTGCGTGCGCGCCGCGCCGACGCCGTGCTGGCGCAAGGCTGGCTCGACGCCTACCGTTTCTGGACCAAGGTGTTCGCGCTGAGCTTCGCACTCGGCGTGGTCAGCGGCATCACCATGAGCTTCCAGTTCGGCACCAACTGGCCGGGCTTCATGGAGCGGGTGGGCAACGTGGCGGGGCCGCTGCTGGGCTACGAGGTGCTCACGGCCTTCTTCCTGGAAGCGGGCTTTCTCGGAGTGATGCTCTTCGGCCACGGCAAGGTGGGCGAGCGCGTCCACCTGCTGTCGACCTTCATGGTGGCCTTCGGCACCACGCTCTCGGCCTTCTGGATCCTGGCGCTCAACTCGTGGATGCAGACGCCCGCGGGCCACGAGATCGTGGACGGCGAGTTCCATGTCGCGAGCTGGGTGGCGGTGGTGTTCAACCCTTCGTTCCCGTACCGCTTCGCGCACATGCTGCTGGCCTCGGCGCTGACCTGCGCCTTCCTGCTGATCGGCCTGTCGGCCTGGCAGGTGCTGCGCGGCGTGGGACAGCGCAGCGCGGCACGCGTGATGCGCGTGGGGCTCACGCTGGCAGCGGTGGCGATCCCGCTGCAGATCGTGGTGGGCGACATGCATGGGCTCAACACGCTGAAGCACCAGCCCGCCAAGATCGCCGCGATGGAAGGCGTGTGGGAGACCGCGCGCGGCGTGCCGCTGCTGCTGTTCGCGCTTCCGGATGCCGAGTCGCGCAGCAACCGCTTCGAGGTCGCGGTGCCGAAGGTCGCGAGCCTGATCCTCACGCACGAGGCCGATGGCGAGATCCGCGGGCTCAACGACTTCGCCGGTGCGCATCCGCCGCCGCTGCCGATGTTCTTCGCCTTTCGCATCATGGTCGGCGTGGGCATGCTGATGCTGGCCACGAGCTGGCTGGGCTGGTGGTCGTATCGCCGTGCGCGATGGCAGCCGGCGCTGCTGCCGCGCGCACTGCTGTGGCTGTTCGCGGGGATGACCTTCTCGGGCTGGGTGGCCACGGTGGCGGGCTGGTACGTCACCGAGATCGGCCGCCAGCCCTACATCGTCTACGGCCTGGTGCGCACGGCGGACGTGGTGTCGAAGGTACCGTCCGCGATGATCGGGCTCACGCTGGCGCTCTATGTCGCGCTCTACCTTGCGCTCATCGTGGCCTACGTCGCGGTGCTCAAGTACATGGCCGAGAAGCCCGAGGAGGTGCTGGCGGGCGAAGCCGCAGAGCGCGCGGCGACGCCTGCGGGCGCGATCACCGCCATCACTCCCATCACTTCACCCGCAATCGAGGGAGGCCGGGCATGA
- a CDS encoding cytochrome d ubiquinol oxidase subunit II, producing the protein MSFDAALPVIFMVLMGVSMLVYVVSDGYDLGVGMLMHRATDAEKDVMVASIGPFWDANETWLVLGVGILLVAFPKAHGLVLGELYLPVALMLVGLMLRGVAFDFRVKARDSHKRTWDRLFFAGSTLASMAQGWMLGRYVSGFGAGWNYPVFAAAIALALPMAYVLMGATWLVMKTEGALQERAVQWARTAWAPMVAGMLLISMATPWVSPEVRERWFALPGILALAAIPLMTGVALLAVRSLLDTRMVRGPLCWLPFVLLILVFVLGFLGLAYSIFPYVVIGQLTIWQAASSAPALKVILIGACISVPAIVGYTVFSYRVFRGKTGELRYA; encoded by the coding sequence ATGAGCTTCGACGCCGCGCTGCCGGTGATCTTCATGGTGCTGATGGGCGTGTCGATGCTGGTCTACGTGGTCAGCGACGGCTACGACCTCGGCGTGGGCATGCTCATGCACCGCGCCACCGACGCCGAGAAGGACGTGATGGTCGCCTCCATCGGGCCCTTCTGGGACGCCAACGAGACCTGGCTGGTGCTGGGCGTGGGCATCCTGCTGGTCGCCTTCCCCAAGGCGCATGGCCTGGTGCTCGGCGAGCTCTACCTGCCGGTGGCGCTGATGCTCGTCGGCCTGATGCTGCGCGGCGTGGCCTTCGACTTCCGCGTGAAGGCGCGCGACAGCCACAAGCGCACCTGGGACCGGCTCTTCTTCGCCGGCTCCACGCTGGCCTCGATGGCGCAGGGCTGGATGCTCGGGCGCTACGTCAGCGGCTTCGGCGCCGGCTGGAACTACCCGGTGTTCGCCGCGGCCATCGCGCTGGCACTGCCGATGGCCTATGTGCTGATGGGCGCGACCTGGCTCGTCATGAAGACCGAGGGCGCGCTGCAGGAGCGCGCCGTGCAATGGGCACGCACCGCCTGGGCACCGATGGTCGCCGGCATGCTGCTGATCTCGATGGCCACGCCCTGGGTCAGCCCCGAGGTGCGCGAGCGCTGGTTCGCGCTGCCCGGAATCCTGGCACTGGCCGCCATTCCGCTCATGACCGGCGTGGCGCTGCTCGCAGTGCGCAGCCTGCTGGACACGCGCATGGTGCGCGGGCCGCTGTGCTGGCTGCCTTTCGTGCTGCTCATCCTGGTGTTCGTGCTCGGCTTCCTGGGGCTGGCCTACAGCATCTTTCCCTACGTGGTGATCGGCCAACTCACGATCTGGCAGGCCGCGAGCAGCGCGCCGGCGCTCAAGGTGATCCTGATAGGCGCCTGCATCTCGGTGCCGGCCATCGTGGGGTACACCGTGTTCTCCTACCGGGTCTTCCGCGGGAAGACCGGCGAACTGCGCTATGCCTGA
- a CDS encoding sensor histidine kinase, translating into MNPSEPARRFEVPSATPRRWRGLPRWCGALALVALAAVAGHQLALQNGLARLREAAAHRLDMLATGLDADLARFEYLPALLEMTPIVPALLGAPSDAGLRDAVNRYLDGVNATAGAEMLYVLDAAGTSLAASDWDRPGTTVGQDLSFRPYVIDALRQGRGRFYGVGITSRKPGYYLSYALRRDEPARGVVAVKINLEESERAWRLLPGNVMLIDQRGVVILATRDDLKFRPLRALESLQRAEVQRSRPYGQAALEPLRWTQKEALAGGVQIITLDGVDQLASTRALRGAPWQLVVLDDLAPMRVGARYAAITASLAMAVLLLIAVTLWQRRRAVRQKLANQAALQAAHDSLESTVVARTAQLRAAQGELVHAGKMAALGQMSAGVVHELNQPLTAMRTLSESAAILLDKSRFDDVRGNLHRIRGMVDRLARLTSQLKTFAHKSELQLAPVALAPAVADAQLIVSTASKKNGVAIDIDVQPANLAVVAEEAALGSVLVNLMRNAIDAMHDSPRRTLRLEARALEGRVMLRVSDTGPGIAPGILARLFEPFVTSKPAGTGLGLGLVISAQLVRAMDGTLRAANLPEGGACFVVDLPAAIHNVASPQLEGVINK; encoded by the coding sequence ATGAATCCATCGGAGCCGGCCCGGCGCTTCGAAGTACCTTCTGCGACCCCGAGGCGCTGGCGCGGCCTGCCGCGCTGGTGCGGCGCGCTGGCACTGGTGGCCCTGGCAGCAGTCGCCGGCCATCAGCTCGCCCTGCAGAACGGCCTGGCTCGGCTGCGCGAGGCGGCCGCGCATCGGCTCGACATGCTGGCGACCGGGCTCGATGCCGACCTGGCCCGCTTCGAGTACCTCCCCGCGCTGCTGGAGATGACACCCATCGTCCCGGCGCTGCTCGGCGCCCCGTCGGATGCGGGCCTGCGCGATGCGGTCAACCGCTATCTCGACGGCGTCAACGCCACCGCGGGCGCCGAGATGCTCTATGTGCTGGATGCCGCCGGCACCTCGCTGGCCGCCTCCGACTGGGACCGGCCGGGCACCACCGTCGGCCAGGACCTCTCGTTCCGGCCCTACGTGATCGATGCGCTGCGCCAAGGCAGGGGCCGCTTCTACGGCGTCGGCATCACCAGTCGCAAGCCGGGCTACTACCTGTCGTACGCGCTGCGCCGTGACGAGCCGGCGCGCGGCGTGGTGGCGGTCAAGATCAACCTCGAGGAATCCGAGCGCGCCTGGCGCCTGCTGCCGGGAAACGTGATGTTGATCGATCAGCGCGGCGTGGTGATCCTCGCCACCCGCGACGACCTGAAGTTCCGTCCGCTGCGGGCGCTGGAGTCGTTGCAGCGCGCAGAGGTGCAGCGCTCCCGCCCCTATGGCCAGGCCGCCCTGGAGCCGCTGCGGTGGACGCAGAAGGAAGCACTGGCAGGCGGCGTGCAGATCATCACGCTCGACGGCGTGGACCAGCTCGCCTCCACGCGCGCGCTGCGCGGGGCGCCGTGGCAGCTGGTGGTGCTCGACGACCTGGCGCCGATGCGCGTGGGCGCGCGTTACGCGGCCATCACCGCGAGCCTGGCCATGGCAGTGCTGCTGCTGATCGCCGTCACGCTGTGGCAGCGGCGCCGCGCCGTGCGCCAGAAGCTGGCCAACCAGGCTGCGCTGCAGGCGGCGCACGACAGCCTCGAATCGACCGTGGTCGCGCGCACCGCGCAGCTGCGCGCAGCCCAGGGCGAGCTGGTGCATGCCGGCAAGATGGCCGCGCTCGGCCAGATGTCGGCCGGCGTGGTGCACGAGCTCAACCAGCCTCTCACGGCCATGCGCACGCTGTCGGAGAGCGCCGCCATCCTGCTCGACAAGAGCCGCTTCGACGACGTGCGCGGCAACCTGCACCGGATCCGAGGCATGGTCGACCGCCTGGCACGCCTCACCTCGCAGCTCAAGACCTTCGCGCACAAGAGCGAACTGCAGCTCGCGCCGGTGGCGCTGGCACCTGCGGTCGCGGATGCGCAGCTCATCGTCTCGACGGCTTCGAAGAAGAACGGCGTGGCGATCGACATCGACGTGCAGCCCGCCAACCTGGCCGTGGTGGCCGAGGAGGCTGCACTCGGCAGCGTGCTCGTCAACCTGATGCGCAACGCCATCGACGCCATGCACGACTCGCCTCGGCGCACGCTGCGGCTCGAGGCGAGAGCGCTCGAGGGCCGCGTGATGCTGCGCGTGAGCGACACCGGCCCCGGCATTGCACCGGGCATCCTGGCGCGCCTGTTCGAGCCCTTCGTCACCAGCAAGCCGGCGGGCACCGGGCTGGGCCTGGGCCTCGTCATTTCGGCACAGCTGGTACGTGCCATGGACGGCACGCTGCGTGCGGCCAACCTGCCGGAAGGCGGCGCGTGCTTCGTCGTCGATTTGCCGGCTGCCATCCACAACGTTGCCAGCCCGCAGCTGGAAGGAGTGATCAACAAGTGA
- a CDS encoding sigma-54-dependent transcriptional regulator, which produces MSDAPSIRVLLVEDDEDVRLSTTQMLALAGFEVEAFASAERARAHIRFGVPAIVVCDVRLPGLSGTEWLLELRNVDAELPVILVTGHGHIAMAVQAMREGAYDFIEKPFSSERLVAIVRHAIERRQLALQVRALRDALENWHGIQAVLIGRSAQMQQVRRTVMTLAETSADVLIYGETGTGKELVARCLHEHSERRRQHFVPLNCGGLPESLAESELFGHEAGAFTSANRVRVGKFEYAHGGTLFLDEIESMPMAVQIKLLRALQERSIERIGSNRAIPFDCRVVAASKEDLKDLSDRQMFRADLYYRVGVAFIELPPLRERREDIPLLFEHFTLLAAGRHGRVAPILSGAQIADLMAYAWPGNVRELRNVADRFVLGLLGERLTQARGTAEGMPALPRGLPQQVESFERAVIVETLRKHQGDQPATAQALSIARQTLHDKLRKLGIAAEEFKS; this is translated from the coding sequence GTGAGCGATGCCCCTTCCATTCGCGTGCTGCTGGTCGAGGACGACGAGGACGTCCGGCTCAGCACGACGCAGATGCTGGCCCTGGCCGGCTTCGAGGTCGAAGCCTTTGCGAGCGCGGAGCGCGCGCGTGCGCACATCCGCTTCGGCGTGCCGGCTATCGTGGTCTGCGACGTGCGCCTGCCGGGCCTGAGCGGCACCGAATGGCTGCTCGAGCTGCGCAACGTCGATGCCGAACTGCCCGTCATCCTGGTCACCGGCCACGGCCACATCGCCATGGCGGTGCAGGCCATGCGCGAGGGCGCCTACGACTTCATCGAGAAGCCTTTCAGCTCCGAGCGGCTGGTGGCCATCGTGCGCCACGCCATCGAACGGCGGCAGCTCGCGCTGCAGGTGCGCGCGCTGCGCGACGCACTGGAGAACTGGCATGGCATCCAGGCGGTGCTGATCGGCCGCTCGGCGCAGATGCAGCAGGTGCGCCGCACCGTGATGACGCTGGCCGAGACCTCGGCCGATGTGCTGATCTACGGGGAGACCGGGACCGGCAAGGAGCTCGTCGCCCGCTGCCTGCACGAGCACAGCGAACGCCGCCGCCAGCATTTCGTGCCGCTCAACTGCGGTGGCTTGCCCGAGTCGCTGGCCGAGAGCGAGTTGTTCGGCCACGAGGCGGGGGCCTTCACCAGCGCCAACCGCGTGCGGGTCGGCAAGTTCGAGTACGCCCATGGCGGCACGCTGTTCCTCGACGAGATCGAGAGCATGCCGATGGCGGTGCAGATCAAGCTGTTGCGTGCCCTGCAGGAGCGCTCGATCGAGCGCATCGGCTCCAACCGGGCGATCCCCTTCGACTGCCGCGTGGTGGCCGCGAGCAAGGAAGACCTCAAGGACCTGAGCGACCGGCAGATGTTCAGGGCCGACCTGTACTACCGCGTCGGCGTCGCCTTCATCGAGCTGCCGCCGCTGCGCGAGCGGCGGGAGGACATCCCGCTGCTGTTCGAGCACTTCACGCTGCTGGCGGCTGGGCGCCACGGGCGCGTGGCGCCGATCCTGAGCGGCGCTCAGATCGCCGACCTGATGGCCTACGCCTGGCCCGGCAACGTGCGCGAGCTGCGCAACGTGGCCGACCGATTCGTGCTGGGCCTGCTGGGCGAGCGCCTGACGCAGGCACGCGGCACCGCCGAAGGGATGCCGGCGCTGCCGCGCGGCCTGCCGCAGCAGGTGGAGTCGTTCGAGCGGGCGGTGATCGTCGAAACGCTGCGCAAGCACCAGGGGGACCAGCCTGCCACGGCCCAGGCGCTGTCGATCGCGCGGCAGACGCTGCACGACAAGCTGCGCAAGCTCGGCATCGCCGCGGAAGAATTCAAGTCCTAG
- the pcp gene encoding pyroglutamyl-peptidase I — protein sequence MANVLLTGFEPFDKDALNPSWEAVRALQGWRCEGATVQARRISCVFGVALQELDAAIDALQPQLVIAVGQAGGRSEITPERVAINVDDGRICDNAGCQPIDIPVVAGAPAAYFSTLPIKAMVRDLRAAGIPAAVSNSAGTFVCNHLFFGLMHRIATRPAGTGVRAGFIHIPFQPEQAARLPGAPSMALDTVIAALRIAVATAVAVREDVRETGGQLS from the coding sequence GTGGCGAACGTGCTGCTCACGGGCTTCGAGCCCTTCGACAAGGATGCGTTGAACCCCTCGTGGGAAGCCGTGCGCGCACTTCAAGGCTGGCGCTGCGAAGGCGCCACGGTGCAAGCCCGCCGCATCTCGTGTGTGTTCGGCGTTGCGCTGCAGGAGCTCGACGCTGCCATCGACGCGTTGCAGCCGCAGCTAGTGATCGCTGTCGGCCAGGCCGGCGGGCGCAGCGAGATCACGCCCGAGCGCGTGGCGATCAACGTCGACGACGGCCGCATCTGCGACAACGCAGGCTGCCAGCCCATCGACATCCCGGTGGTGGCGGGCGCACCGGCGGCCTACTTCTCGACGCTGCCGATCAAGGCGATGGTGCGCGACCTGCGCGCAGCCGGCATACCCGCCGCGGTCTCGAACAGCGCCGGCACCTTCGTCTGCAATCACCTCTTCTTCGGCCTCATGCACCGCATCGCGACACGGCCGGCCGGAACGGGCGTGCGCGCGGGATTCATCCACATCCCTTTCCAGCCCGAGCAGGCGGCGCGCCTTCCGGGCGCGCCGAGCATGGCGCTCGACACCGTCATCGCCGCGCTGCGCATCGCCGTTGCCACGGCGGTGGCGGTGCGCGAGGACGTGCGCGAGACCGGCGGCCAACTGAGCTAG
- the pxpA gene encoding 5-oxoprolinase subunit PxpA: MRIDLNADLGEGCDNDEALLKLVSSANIACGWHAGDARTMRQCVRWALDNGVAIGAHPSFPDRENFGRSEMHLPPEEIVAGVLYQVGALAALVKAEGGTLAHVKAHGALYNQAVKDPVLAEALCEAVRRFDPGLRFFGLAGSGMIGAAERAGLEPVEEVFADRGYMPDGSLVPRSRPGALIEDEEQSLAQTLSLVRDHRVTAIDGTVVSVNAQTVCLHGDGAHALAFARRIRERLESEGITVAATA, translated from the coding sequence ATGCGGATTGACCTCAACGCCGACCTCGGCGAGGGCTGCGACAACGACGAGGCACTGCTCAAGCTCGTGAGCTCGGCCAACATCGCCTGCGGCTGGCATGCGGGCGACGCGAGGACCATGCGCCAGTGTGTGCGATGGGCGCTGGACAACGGCGTCGCCATCGGTGCCCACCCCAGCTTCCCGGACCGCGAGAACTTCGGCCGCAGCGAGATGCATCTGCCGCCCGAGGAGATCGTCGCTGGCGTGCTTTACCAGGTCGGCGCGCTGGCGGCCCTCGTCAAGGCAGAGGGGGGCACGCTGGCGCATGTCAAGGCGCATGGCGCGCTCTACAACCAGGCGGTGAAGGACCCGGTGCTCGCCGAGGCACTGTGCGAAGCCGTGCGCCGCTTCGACCCCGGCCTGCGCTTCTTCGGCCTTGCCGGCAGCGGCATGATCGGCGCTGCCGAACGCGCGGGGCTGGAGCCGGTCGAAGAGGTGTTCGCCGACCGCGGCTACATGCCCGACGGCAGCCTGGTGCCGCGCAGCCGGCCCGGCGCGCTGATCGAGGACGAAGAGCAGTCGCTGGCCCAGACGCTGTCGCTGGTGCGTGATCACCGCGTGACCGCGATCGACGGCACGGTGGTGAGTGTCAACGCGCAGACCGTGTGCTTGCACGGCGACGGCGCGCATGCGCTGGCTTTTGCGCGCCGCATCCGCGAGCGCCTCGAGAGTGAAGGCATCACCGTCGCTGCGACGGCCTGA
- a CDS encoding biotin-dependent carboxyltransferase family protein: MSAAGALTVLRPGLLASVQDLGRYGHRQQGICPGGALDALGLALANRLVGNSDGAAGLELTLGGCEIRFETPTRIALTGDDFGARLDGAPLWPCWSFPVQPGQVLRLGPANEWSAKTGLRSWLAVAGGIDVPPVIGSRSTDLKAGFGGHLGRALKKGDRLPLGVSGVDAARLARRAFGLRAPAWEPDEEGAMVLRVMPGPEFEQFTVAAREQLWGASWRITPQSNRMGNRLDGPELKRKRSTDMLSSAVIPGTIQVPPSGQPIILMGDAQTTGGYPRIGVVIRADLWKLARAPLNGRLRLAQVDAAAALQAWTEQRRYLAQVGQALAAAGWPVPAHNPAEGESHHAD; encoded by the coding sequence GTGAGTGCCGCGGGTGCGCTCACGGTGCTGCGCCCTGGTCTTCTGGCCTCCGTGCAGGACCTCGGGCGCTACGGGCACCGGCAGCAGGGCATTTGTCCGGGCGGGGCGCTCGACGCGCTGGGGCTCGCGCTGGCGAATCGGCTGGTGGGCAACAGCGACGGCGCGGCCGGCCTCGAGCTCACCCTCGGCGGCTGCGAGATCCGCTTCGAGACGCCCACCCGCATCGCGCTGACGGGCGACGACTTCGGCGCCCGGCTCGATGGCGCGCCGCTGTGGCCCTGCTGGAGCTTCCCGGTGCAGCCCGGCCAGGTGCTCCGGCTCGGGCCCGCGAACGAATGGAGCGCGAAGACCGGCCTGCGCAGCTGGCTCGCCGTGGCCGGCGGCATCGACGTGCCGCCGGTCATCGGGTCGCGCAGCACCGACCTCAAGGCGGGCTTCGGCGGCCATCTGGGTCGTGCGCTGAAGAAGGGCGACCGCCTGCCGCTGGGCGTCTCGGGCGTCGACGCTGCCCGCCTGGCGCGCCGCGCCTTCGGTTTGCGCGCGCCCGCGTGGGAGCCGGACGAGGAGGGCGCGATGGTCCTGCGGGTCATGCCCGGCCCCGAGTTCGAACAGTTCACCGTCGCTGCGCGCGAGCAGCTGTGGGGCGCATCCTGGCGCATCACGCCGCAGAGCAACCGCATGGGCAATCGGCTCGATGGGCCCGAGCTCAAGCGCAAGCGCAGCACGGACATGCTGTCCTCCGCCGTGATCCCCGGCACGATCCAGGTGCCGCCCTCGGGGCAGCCGATCATCCTGATGGGCGACGCCCAGACCACCGGCGGCTATCCGCGCATCGGCGTCGTGATCCGCGCCGATCTCTGGAAGCTTGCACGGGCGCCGCTCAACGGTCGCCTGCGCCTCGCGCAGGTGGATGCCGCGGCGGCCCTGCAGGCCTGGACCGAGCAGCGGCGGTACCTGGCGCAGGTCGGGCAAGCCCTGGCCGCTGCGGGGTGGCCGGTGCCGGCGCACAATCCGGCCGAAGGAGAAAGCCACCATGCGGATTGA
- the pxpB gene encoding 5-oxoprolinase subunit PxpB: MTHGPRLHALGDAALLCELPPPATLAQQQQIWALANEALQWRGVHEVLPGMNNLSLLFDPEEVDAAELEMQVLSAWPQLAGMAIEGREIRIPVAYGGEAGPDLGDVAAHTGLAPAEVVRRHSGADYVVYLLGFLPGFAFMGGLPPELATPRRSEPRVAVPARSVGIGGAQTGIYPLVSPGGWQLIGRTSLELFDPRAAEPTLLRPGDRVRFVVESAEL; encoded by the coding sequence ATGACGCACGGGCCGCGCCTGCACGCGCTGGGCGACGCGGCGTTGCTGTGCGAGCTGCCGCCGCCCGCGACGCTGGCGCAGCAGCAACAGATCTGGGCGCTGGCGAACGAAGCCCTGCAGTGGCGCGGCGTGCACGAAGTGCTGCCGGGCATGAACAACCTGAGCCTGCTCTTCGACCCCGAAGAAGTCGATGCCGCCGAGCTCGAGATGCAGGTGCTGTCGGCCTGGCCGCAGCTGGCGGGAATGGCGATCGAAGGACGCGAGATCCGCATCCCCGTGGCCTATGGAGGCGAGGCGGGTCCCGACCTGGGCGACGTGGCGGCGCACACCGGGCTGGCGCCGGCGGAGGTGGTGCGGCGCCACAGCGGCGCCGATTATGTGGTCTACCTGCTCGGCTTCCTGCCGGGCTTCGCTTTCATGGGCGGCTTGCCGCCGGAACTGGCGACCCCACGGCGTTCGGAGCCCCGGGTTGCGGTGCCGGCCCGCTCGGTCGGCATCGGCGGGGCGCAGACCGGCATCTATCCGCTGGTCTCGCCCGGCGGCTGGCAGCTCATCGGCCGCACCTCGCTCGAGCTCTTCGATCCGCGCGCCGCCGAGCCCACGCTGCTGCGCCCCGGTGACCGGGTGCGCTTCGTCGTCGAAAGTGCCGAACTGTGA
- the coaD gene encoding pantetheine-phosphate adenylyltransferase, whose product MSSNVIAVYPGTFDPITLGHEDVVRRATQLFSKVIVAVAAGHHKKTLFTLQERIDMARSAVAPFSDQVSVESFSGLLRDFVVARGGKAMVRGLRAVTDFDYEFQLAGMNRSLMPDVETVFLTPSDKYQFISSTFVREIAVLGGEVDKFVSPNVQNNLMAKVRSLGRE is encoded by the coding sequence ATGTCCAGCAATGTGATCGCGGTGTACCCCGGCACTTTCGACCCCATCACGCTCGGCCACGAAGACGTGGTGCGCCGGGCGACCCAGCTGTTCTCCAAGGTCATCGTCGCAGTGGCGGCAGGGCATCACAAGAAAACGCTTTTCACGTTGCAGGAGCGCATCGACATGGCACGCAGTGCGGTGGCGCCTTTCAGCGACCAGGTCTCGGTGGAAAGCTTTTCGGGCCTGTTGCGCGACTTCGTCGTGGCGCGCGGCGGCAAGGCCATGGTGCGCGGCCTGCGCGCCGTGACCGACTTCGACTACGAGTTCCAGCTCGCCGGCATGAACCGCTCGCTGATGCCCGATGTCGAGACCGTGTTCCTCACGCCCAGCGACAAGTACCAGTTCATCTCCAGCACCTTCGTGCGCGAGATCGCGGTGCTCGGTGGCGAGGTCGACAAGTTCGTCTCGCCCAACGTGCAGAACAACCTGATGGCCAAGGTGCGCAGCCTGGGCCGCGAATGA
- a CDS encoding RsmD family RNA methyltransferase: MNKRTPTRSGGAKPAPRPAAALRNEVRIIGGQWKRTRLAVADKAGLRPTPDRVRETLFNWLASLAGAGGGELPGWHCIDAFAGTGALGFEAASRGAASVLLCEQDAELVAQLQGLKAKLKADAVRIERGNGVTALERAAPGSLHAVFLDPPFENSALYAPALRAAARALLPQGVAYLEAARRWPDEELAALGLGLFRYLKAGAVHAHLLVLESDSAA, translated from the coding sequence ATGAATAAGCGGACACCTACCCGCAGCGGCGGCGCGAAGCCGGCCCCCAGGCCGGCCGCTGCGCTGCGCAACGAGGTCCGCATCATCGGTGGCCAATGGAAACGCACGCGCCTGGCGGTGGCGGACAAGGCGGGCCTGCGTCCCACGCCCGACCGCGTCCGCGAGACTCTCTTCAACTGGCTCGCCAGTCTTGCTGGAGCCGGCGGCGGCGAGCTGCCCGGCTGGCATTGCATCGACGCCTTCGCAGGCACGGGTGCGCTCGGCTTCGAAGCGGCCTCGCGGGGCGCAGCCTCCGTGCTGCTGTGCGAGCAGGACGCAGAGCTGGTCGCGCAATTGCAGGGATTGAAAGCAAAGCTGAAAGCCGATGCCGTGCGCATCGAGCGAGGCAATGGCGTCACCGCGCTCGAGCGCGCCGCGCCTGGCAGTCTGCATGCGGTGTTCCTCGATCCACCCTTCGAGAACTCCGCGCTCTACGCGCCCGCCCTCCGCGCCGCCGCACGCGCATTGCTGCCCCAAGGCGTGGCCTACCTCGAAGCGGCGCGTCGCTGGCCCGATGAAGAACTCGCGGCGTTGGGCCTCGGTTTGTTCCGATATCTCAAGGCCGGCGCAGTGCATGCGCATCTCTTGGTACTCGAGTCTGACAGCGCTGCATAA